In the Sphingobium sp. EM0848 genome, one interval contains:
- a CDS encoding aspartate/glutamate racemase family protein, which translates to MKIAYQVPVDYDVDDPHFSQVMARIRKVITDVKRPETEFDMYPAVKGLRDTDLIANLSDRFNNDDVIFENMKTVVAGGVDGLVSACFFDSALWPARQKLDIPVVGLAESSLALAKFVGRRIAVMTIGQRHVPIIEDMIRSYGFEDSVISSAPARAIPTTENEAVSWFLEGRIERLMEVVEPVAQSCIRDGADVLIISCGLVSVLVGEAAGVREIDGVPLILPLAAATKAIETLIDLKAAGQPVKTTRGLWGRR; encoded by the coding sequence ATGAAGATCGCTTATCAGGTTCCGGTCGATTATGATGTCGACGATCCTCATTTCAGCCAAGTAATGGCGCGAATTCGTAAAGTTATCACCGACGTAAAGCGGCCGGAGACAGAATTCGACATGTATCCGGCCGTGAAGGGCTTGCGAGACACCGATCTTATCGCGAACCTATCGGATCGGTTCAACAATGACGACGTGATCTTTGAGAATATGAAGACCGTTGTCGCTGGCGGAGTGGATGGATTGGTCAGCGCCTGCTTTTTCGACAGCGCGCTCTGGCCCGCCCGCCAGAAGCTCGATATTCCTGTTGTCGGACTGGCGGAAAGCTCACTGGCTCTTGCAAAATTTGTGGGACGCCGCATTGCCGTCATGACCATCGGGCAGCGCCATGTCCCGATCATTGAGGATATGATACGGTCCTACGGCTTCGAGGATAGTGTCATATCCTCGGCTCCGGCACGCGCCATCCCGACGACCGAGAATGAGGCCGTCAGCTGGTTTCTGGAAGGCCGGATCGAACGGCTGATGGAGGTCGTTGAGCCTGTCGCGCAGAGTTGCATCCGCGACGGCGCGGACGTCCTGATCATCAGTTGCGGGCTGGTTTCCGTATTGGTGGGTGAGGCCGCGGGGGTCAGAGAGATCGACGGGGTACCGTTGATCCTGCCCCTAGCCGCAGCGACGAAGGCGATTGAAACACTGATTGACCTCAAGGCGGCAGGACAGCCTGTCAAAACCACTCGCGGCCTCTGGGGCCGTCGTTAG
- the maiA gene encoding maleylacetoacetate isomerase has protein sequence MADPVLHGYFRSTASYRVRITLNLKEVTYADAFHHLRKGEQRAPEYLALNPQGLLPALEVEGTVLTQSLAICEYLDETVAGPKLLPDNAQRRAKIRAAAQVIACDIHPVQNLKILDRLRGLGLSGEQVNEWARELIEEGLDAFDKLIAGESGPYCFGDQVTLADICLVPQLVNARRFGVDIRWPRLAEVEKACLALAAFRNAAPENQPDAE, from the coding sequence ATGGCTGACCCAGTACTGCACGGATATTTCCGGTCGACCGCTTCCTATCGCGTACGGATTACGCTGAACCTGAAGGAGGTCACCTATGCCGACGCATTCCACCATCTGCGCAAGGGCGAGCAACGCGCGCCTGAATATCTGGCACTGAATCCGCAGGGGCTGCTGCCCGCACTTGAGGTGGAAGGCACGGTTCTGACGCAGAGTCTCGCGATATGCGAATATCTCGACGAAACGGTGGCAGGGCCTAAGCTGTTGCCAGACAATGCGCAGCGGCGAGCCAAGATCCGGGCGGCAGCGCAGGTCATCGCCTGTGACATTCATCCGGTGCAAAATCTCAAAATCCTTGACCGGCTGCGCGGGTTGGGACTGTCGGGTGAACAGGTGAACGAGTGGGCGCGGGAGCTGATCGAGGAGGGCCTCGACGCCTTCGATAAGCTAATCGCCGGGGAGAGCGGTCCTTATTGCTTTGGCGATCAGGTCACGCTGGCCGACATCTGCTTGGTGCCACAATTGGTTAACGCCCGACGCTTCGGCGTGGACATCCGTTGGCCGCGACTGGCCGAGGTAGAGAAGGCATGCCTTGCGCTGGCGGCATTCAGAAACGCGGCCCCAGAAAATCAGCCGGATGCGGAATAA